The following are encoded together in the Phragmites australis chromosome 19, lpPhrAust1.1, whole genome shotgun sequence genome:
- the LOC133900742 gene encoding uncharacterized protein LOC133900742, with protein sequence MKRGQYVIFQRAIGLDRTSNFFFKEKVDVIIGRTWRWFLEKTRLQKLFARKKIGRTKIDSKKNDDLTGDVEDKELYVERIRLETMELSLQNLIGKVAIQEPTFEEVIVLYRRKSPKGQNDRAIHVKHFKNIPMADMELVLPEKKNPSLTPMDWVQFIVSVVIRLKKSNAGFNRTWQPIKT encoded by the exons ATGAAAAGGGGCCAGTATGTCATATTTCAGAGGGCCATTGGACTGGACCGCACTAGTAActttttcttcaaggaaaaagtgGATGTGATCATAGGTCGTACATGGCGATGGTTCCTAGAGAAGACGAG ACTACAAAAGCTCTTCGCAAGAAAGAAAATCGGTAGGACAAAGATAGATTCCAAGAAAAATGATGATCTAACTGGTGATGTAGAGGACAAGGAGCTATATGTTGAACGTATACGACTTGAAACAATGGAATTAAG CTTGCAGAACTTAATTGGCAAGGTCGCAATTCAAGAGCCTACTTTTGAAGAAGTGATTGTCTTGTACAG GAGGAAAAGTCCCAAGGGCCAGAATGATAGAGCAATCCATGTAAAACACTTCAAAAATATTCCAATGGCAGATATGGAGTTGGTTCTG cctgagaagaaaaaccCAAGCCTCACACCAATGGATTGGGTTCAATTTATTGTTTCTGTTGTTATCAGACTT aagaaaagtaatgcaGGTTTCAACAGAACATGGCAACCTATCAAAACCTAA